The genomic window GCCCTTCTTCCGTTTGCCGGCGGCGCAGTTGAAGCTGGTGAAGAAAGCGGTGGCGCTGCTCGAGCTGCGCGACGGTTGCCGCGTGCTGGACGTTGGCTGCGGCCGCGGCACCAGCTCGTACCTGATGGCGAATGCGTTTCCGCAGGCGCAGGTCACCGGCATCGACCTCTTGGCGGAGAACATTGCCGCCGCGCGCACGCTCTATGACAACACGCCGAATCTCACCTATCGTGAAGGTGACGCTACGTGTCTCGACTTCCCCGAGCGCTCGTTCGACCGCGTGCTCTGTCTCGAAGCCGCGTTCGAGTTCTGTGACCGCGTCGGCTTCCTGCGCCAGCTCGGCCGCGTGAGCGCTGCCGGGGCGCGCGCGGTGATCGTCGACTTCATGTGGAAGGACGAGGCGGCGCGCCGTCTCTGCGACAACGAGGATGGTCGCTTGGTGCAGCGTACCTGGCAGTGGGAGGACTTCGATTCGGTTGCCGAGTACCGGCGCAACGCGGAAGCGAACGGCTTCGAGGTTGCGGCCTGTCTCGACTGGTCCCCACACGTGACGGCGCCCCTGCGCAGCGTCTTCGATCTCGTCGCCCGGCTGAGCCGAACCGAGCCGGGCCGCACGCTGCTGCGCTGGTACCATCCCCCCCTACGCACCCT from Deltaproteobacteria bacterium includes these protein-coding regions:
- a CDS encoding methyltransferase domain-containing protein, with translation MAEGLPREQQRGQLAPAVARAYDASNVTFRVLRAFGWGPLLNLGYYPFRPPLTLLNFVVTPLVFTPFFRLPAAQLKLVKKAVALLELRDGCRVLDVGCGRGTSSYLMANAFPQAQVTGIDLLAENIAAARTLYDNTPNLTYREGDATCLDFPERSFDRVLCLEAAFEFCDRVGFLRQLGRVSAAGARAVIVDFMWKDEAARRLCDNEDGRLVQRTWQWEDFDSVAEYRRNAEANGFEVAACLDWSPHVTAPLRSVFDLVARLSRTEPGRTLLRWYHPPLRTLTAGDWQEFVRSARAHQHVHRYSRYVALVLRR